One window of Pseudomonas sp. FP198 genomic DNA carries:
- a CDS encoding NAD-dependent succinate-semialdehyde dehydrogenase → MPYQNPLLFKALCYIDGHWVHSDSGQSIAVQNPATRTVIGHVPMLDQPQIVAAVDAAHRAFPAWREQSLETRGAILRRWAALISEHSEDLARILSLEQGKPLAESRGEIAYAASFIPWFAEEARRLYGQNIPSHIPNAHLGTVKEPVGVCALLTPWNFPSAMITRKAAAALAAGCTVVVKPAHETPYSALALAQLAEEAGFPAGVFNVVLGEPQMTMETLVKDRRVRSVSFTGSTRVGKLVLQAAAHDVKKVALELGGNAPFIVCADADLALAVKVAVEAKFQTSGQDCCAANRILVQRPVYQAFLSRFAAAVRALRVGPAMVDQQEQAVDVGPLMHQAALDATADRVADALALGAQRLAGGEAHALGGLFYQPTVLADVTPKMRIYREENFAPIAGVMPFDTLDDAIELANDTEYGLAAYICSNRLDVIYPLMRRLDHAMVAVNGVKFTGHPIPFGGMKASGLGREGGTEGFEPFVETKYFCLHHQGQFPGESA, encoded by the coding sequence ATGCCTTATCAAAACCCGCTGCTGTTCAAAGCGCTTTGCTACATCGATGGCCATTGGGTCCACAGCGACAGCGGCCAGAGCATCGCGGTGCAAAACCCTGCCACCCGTACGGTTATCGGCCATGTGCCGATGCTCGATCAACCTCAGATCGTCGCGGCAGTGGACGCGGCGCATCGCGCGTTTCCCGCATGGCGCGAGCAGAGCCTGGAGACTCGCGGCGCGATATTGCGGCGCTGGGCGGCGTTGATCAGCGAACACAGCGAAGACCTCGCGCGAATCCTCAGCCTGGAGCAGGGCAAGCCGCTGGCCGAGTCCCGTGGCGAAATCGCCTATGCCGCAAGTTTCATCCCATGGTTCGCCGAGGAGGCCCGGCGCCTCTATGGCCAGAACATTCCCAGCCATATCCCGAACGCTCATTTGGGCACGGTCAAGGAACCAGTGGGCGTCTGCGCGCTGCTCACACCCTGGAACTTCCCCTCGGCGATGATTACCCGCAAAGCTGCCGCCGCGCTGGCCGCCGGATGCACCGTGGTGGTCAAGCCGGCCCATGAAACGCCTTACTCGGCGTTGGCCCTGGCGCAACTGGCCGAGGAGGCAGGCTTTCCTGCCGGCGTCTTCAACGTGGTATTGGGCGAGCCGCAGATGACCATGGAGACCCTGGTCAAGGACCGCCGCGTGCGTTCGGTGAGTTTCACCGGCTCGACCCGGGTCGGCAAACTGGTGCTGCAAGCAGCGGCCCATGACGTGAAAAAAGTCGCCCTGGAACTGGGCGGCAATGCGCCGTTCATTGTCTGCGCGGATGCCGATCTGGCCTTGGCAGTCAAAGTCGCTGTCGAGGCGAAATTCCAGACCTCGGGTCAGGATTGCTGCGCGGCCAACCGGATCCTGGTGCAGCGCCCGGTGTATCAGGCGTTTCTCAGTCGTTTCGCCGCCGCGGTGCGTGCCTTGCGGGTCGGGCCGGCAATGGTTGATCAACAGGAACAGGCGGTGGATGTCGGGCCGTTGATGCACCAGGCGGCGCTCGATGCGACCGCCGACCGCGTCGCCGACGCCCTGGCCCTTGGCGCCCAACGCCTGGCCGGTGGCGAGGCTCATGCTCTGGGCGGGTTGTTCTATCAACCGACCGTGCTGGCCGACGTCACGCCGAAGATGCGCATCTACCGTGAAGAGAACTTCGCGCCCATCGCCGGGGTGATGCCGTTCGACACCTTGGACGATGCCATCGAACTGGCCAATGACACCGAATACGGACTGGCCGCCTATATTTGCTCCAATCGCCTGGATGTCATTTACCCACTGATGCGTCGTCTCGACCACGCCATGGTCGCCGTCAACGGCGTCAAGTTCACCGGTCATCCGATTCCCTTCGGCGGCATGAAAGCCTCCGGCCTCGGCCGCGAAGGCGGCACCGAGGGCTTCGAGCCCTTTGTCGAAACCAAATACTTTTGCCTGCACCATCAAGGCCAGTTCCCAGGAGAGTCCGCATGA
- a CDS encoding nitrilase family protein, which yields MSEPTSPVRVAVVQFDPQVGVRNHEQNLHHSLALALEAVNGGANLIVLPELSNTGYFFSNRQDAFEHSELVPNGPSVQAWKDFARQHKIYLVAGLTEREGMRLFNTGVLLGPDGFIGKYRKAHLWNLEKLWFTPGDLGFPVFETPIGRIGMLICWDIWFPEVPRILTQQGADIICSLNNWVWTPPPLFDDAGKCMASYLTMTAAHVNNVFIAAASRIGEERGARYLGCSLIAGTNGWPIGAVASADQQEVLFADIDLTSSRSAAIWNNLNDLHRDRRSDLYDPMLGYTQHPLLPR from the coding sequence ATGAGCGAGCCAACCAGTCCTGTCCGCGTAGCGGTTGTGCAATTCGACCCTCAGGTCGGCGTAAGGAATCATGAGCAGAACCTGCATCACAGCCTTGCGCTGGCGTTGGAGGCGGTAAACGGCGGAGCGAATCTCATCGTTCTGCCCGAGCTGTCAAATACCGGCTATTTCTTCAGCAACCGACAGGATGCGTTCGAACACTCCGAATTGGTCCCCAACGGGCCAAGCGTGCAAGCCTGGAAGGACTTCGCGCGCCAGCACAAGATTTACCTGGTGGCCGGCTTGACGGAGCGCGAGGGCATGCGGCTTTTCAACACCGGTGTTCTGTTGGGGCCAGACGGTTTTATTGGCAAGTACCGAAAAGCCCATTTGTGGAACCTGGAGAAACTCTGGTTCACACCAGGAGACCTGGGTTTTCCAGTGTTCGAAACCCCGATAGGCCGCATCGGAATGCTGATCTGCTGGGACATCTGGTTTCCGGAAGTGCCGCGAATCCTGACCCAGCAAGGCGCGGACATCATCTGCAGCCTGAACAACTGGGTCTGGACGCCCCCGCCGCTGTTTGATGACGCAGGCAAGTGCATGGCGTCATACCTGACCATGACGGCGGCACACGTCAATAACGTGTTCATTGCAGCGGCAAGCCGCATCGGCGAAGAACGCGGTGCCCGCTATCTGGGCTGTTCTCTGATCGCCGGCACCAACGGTTGGCCGATTGGCGCGGTGGCCTCCGCCGACCAGCAGGAAGTGCTGTTCGCCGACATCGACCTGACCAGTTCCCGTAGCGCCGCCATCTGGAACAACCTGAACGACCTGCACCGTGATCGGCGTTCGGATCTCTACGATCCGATGCTTGGTTATACCCAGCACCCTCTCCTGCCGCGCTGA
- a CDS encoding YhcB family protein, with product MEHSLLVWLLPTLALVAGVAIGFLIARLLPNAVPNSTQRQLDDIQERFDSYQNEVVTHFNSTASLVKKLTQSYQEVQDHLSEGANRLALDEQTRQRLLAALQADTAQTPRERLTPPKGIQEPPRDYAPKAPNSPGMLDEHYGLKK from the coding sequence GTGGAACACTCGCTCTTAGTTTGGCTGTTGCCGACTCTTGCCCTGGTTGCCGGTGTCGCCATTGGTTTCCTGATTGCCCGACTGCTGCCTAACGCGGTGCCCAACAGCACCCAACGTCAGCTCGACGACATCCAGGAACGTTTCGACAGTTACCAGAATGAAGTGGTGACCCACTTCAACAGCACCGCTTCCCTGGTGAAAAAGCTCACCCAGAGCTACCAGGAAGTCCAGGATCATCTGTCCGAGGGCGCCAACCGCCTGGCCCTGGACGAGCAGACGCGCCAGCGCCTGCTGGCTGCCCTGCAAGCCGACACGGCGCAGACGCCACGGGAGCGCCTGACCCCGCCGAAAGGGATCCAGGAACCGCCACGGGACTACGCCCCCAAGGCCCCGAATTCCCCGGGGATGCTGGATGAGCATTACGGTTTGAAGAAGTAA
- a CDS encoding alpha/beta hydrolase, translated as MRETPVVIDGPVGQLEALYLDSEAPRGLALICHPNPVQGGTMLNKVVSTLQRTARDAGLVTLRFNYRGVGASAGSHDMGTGEVDDAQAAAAWLLEKYPQLPLTLFGFSFGGFVAATLGGRLEAQGQALKHLFMVAPAVMRLDAQAPLPTSGELTVIQPETDEVVDPQLVYTWSDALQRPHELLKVAECGHFFHGKLTDLKDLLLPRLSN; from the coding sequence ATGCGCGAAACCCCTGTAGTCATCGATGGCCCGGTCGGCCAACTGGAAGCCTTGTACCTGGACAGCGAAGCGCCCCGTGGCCTGGCGCTGATCTGCCATCCCAACCCGGTACAGGGCGGGACCATGCTCAACAAAGTGGTCTCGACCCTGCAACGCACCGCCCGCGACGCCGGCCTGGTTACGTTGCGTTTCAATTATCGCGGCGTCGGCGCCAGTGCCGGCAGCCATGACATGGGCACCGGCGAAGTGGACGATGCCCAGGCCGCGGCCGCCTGGTTGCTGGAAAAATACCCGCAGCTGCCCCTGACCCTGTTTGGTTTTTCCTTCGGCGGCTTCGTCGCCGCCACCCTTGGCGGACGCCTGGAAGCCCAAGGCCAGGCGCTCAAGCACCTGTTCATGGTTGCTCCGGCGGTAATGCGCCTGGATGCACAAGCGCCCCTGCCGACCAGCGGCGAATTGACCGTGATCCAGCCGGAAACCGACGAAGTGGTCGATCCCCAACTTGTCTACACATGGTCCGACGCGCTCCAGCGCCCCCATGAGCTGCTGAAAGTGGCAGAATGCGGACACTTTTTTCATGGCAAGCTGACTGATCTCAAGGATCTGCTCCTGCCGCGCCTCTCGAATTGA
- the doeB gene encoding N(2)-acetyl-L-2,4-diaminobutanoate deacetylase DoeB → MRELPSNPISATVDFSREGVQHGFLKLPYSRDDSAWGAVMIPITVIQRGSGPTALLSGGNHGDEYEGPVALSKLAQQLTAEEVSGRVIIVPFMNTPAFHAGRRTSPIDKGNLNRSFPGRPDGTVTEKIADYFNRTLLPLADIVLDIHSGGRTLDFLPFAACHVLPDKQQQARCEAAMLAFNAPYCMRMLELDAGSMYDTAAESQGKVFVTTELGGGGSSTARSVAIAERGVRNLLIHAGILRGSIELQPSLVLDMPDASCFIASEHNGLLEMCRDLGENVIRGEVVARIHDTTRSGVAPVEYRAARSGLLAARHFPGLVQCGDTLVVIADVLA, encoded by the coding sequence ATGCGCGAATTGCCCAGCAATCCCATCAGCGCCACGGTCGACTTCAGCCGCGAAGGCGTGCAGCACGGTTTTCTCAAGCTGCCGTATTCGCGGGACGATTCGGCCTGGGGCGCGGTGATGATCCCCATCACCGTGATCCAGCGCGGCAGCGGCCCGACCGCGCTGCTCAGCGGTGGCAACCACGGCGATGAATACGAAGGCCCGGTGGCGCTGAGCAAGCTGGCCCAGCAGCTGACCGCCGAAGAGGTCAGCGGGCGGGTGATCATCGTGCCGTTCATGAACACCCCGGCCTTCCATGCCGGGCGCCGGACTTCGCCGATCGACAAGGGCAACCTCAATCGCAGTTTTCCCGGTAGGCCCGACGGCACGGTCACCGAGAAAATCGCCGACTATTTCAACCGCACTCTGCTGCCCTTGGCCGACATTGTCCTGGACATCCATTCCGGTGGGCGGACCCTGGATTTCCTGCCGTTCGCCGCCTGCCACGTATTGCCGGACAAACAGCAACAGGCGCGCTGCGAGGCCGCGATGCTGGCGTTCAACGCGCCGTATTGCATGCGCATGCTGGAGCTGGATGCCGGGTCGATGTACGACACGGCGGCCGAATCCCAGGGCAAGGTGTTCGTCACCACCGAGCTGGGCGGCGGTGGTTCTTCCACGGCTCGCAGCGTGGCGATTGCCGAGCGTGGGGTGCGCAACCTGCTGATCCACGCGGGCATTTTGCGGGGCTCGATCGAGCTGCAGCCCTCGTTGGTGCTCGACATGCCGGACGCCAGTTGCTTCATCGCCAGCGAGCACAACGGCTTGCTGGAAATGTGCCGCGACCTCGGTGAAAACGTCATCCGGGGCGAGGTGGTGGCGCGCATTCATGACACCACCCGCAGCGGCGTCGCCCCGGTTGAATACCGCGCCGCCCGCAGCGGCCTGCTGGCGGCCCGGCACTTTCCCGGGCTGGTGCAGTGTGGCGATACGCTGGTGGTGATCGCGGATGTGTTGGCTTGA
- the zapE gene encoding cell division protein ZapE, translated as MTPLERYQADLKRPEFFHDAAQETAVRHLQRLYDDLVAASNNKPGLLGKLFGKKDQTPVKGLYFWGGVGRGKTYLVDTFFEALPFKEKTRTHFHRFMKRVHEEMKTLGGEKNPLTLIAKRFAAETRVICFDEFFVSDITDAMILGTLMEELFKNGVTLVATSNIVPDGLYKDGLQRARFLPAIKLIKEHTEIVNVDSGVDYRLRHLEQAELFHFPLDAAAEESLRKSFRALTPECTQAVENDVLIIENREIRAIRTCDDVAWFDFRELCDGPRSQNDYIELGKIFHAVLLSGVEQMSVTTDDIARRFINMVDEFYDRNVKLIISAEVELKDLYTGGRLNFEFQRTLSRLLEMQSHEFLSRAHKP; from the coding sequence ATGACGCCCCTAGAACGATATCAAGCTGATCTGAAACGCCCGGAATTCTTCCACGACGCAGCCCAGGAAACGGCCGTGCGGCATTTGCAGCGCCTGTACGACGACCTGGTCGCCGCGTCGAACAACAAGCCAGGCTTGTTGGGCAAGCTGTTCGGCAAAAAAGACCAGACACCGGTCAAGGGCCTGTACTTCTGGGGTGGCGTCGGCCGTGGCAAGACTTACCTGGTGGACACCTTCTTCGAAGCGCTGCCTTTCAAGGAAAAGACCCGGACGCACTTTCACCGCTTCATGAAGCGCGTGCACGAAGAAATGAAGACCCTGGGCGGCGAGAAGAACCCGCTGACCCTCATCGCCAAGCGCTTCGCCGCCGAGACTCGGGTGATCTGCTTCGATGAGTTTTTCGTTTCCGACATCACCGACGCCATGATCCTTGGCACGCTGATGGAAGAGCTGTTCAAGAACGGCGTGACCCTGGTCGCCACCTCGAACATCGTCCCCGACGGCCTGTACAAGGACGGTCTGCAGCGGGCGCGCTTCCTGCCGGCGATCAAGCTGATCAAGGAACACACCGAAATCGTCAATGTCGACAGCGGCGTGGACTATCGCCTGCGTCACCTCGAGCAAGCGGAGCTGTTCCATTTCCCGCTGGACGCCGCCGCTGAAGAAAGCCTGCGCAAGAGCTTCCGCGCCTTGACGCCGGAATGCACCCAGGCAGTGGAAAACGATGTGCTGATCATCGAAAACCGCGAAATCCGTGCGATCCGCACCTGCGACGACGTGGCCTGGTTCGACTTCCGTGAGTTGTGCGACGGCCCCCGCAGCCAGAACGACTACATCGAGTTGGGCAAGATCTTCCACGCCGTGCTGCTCAGCGGCGTCGAGCAGATGAGCGTCACCACCGATGACATCGCCCGCCGTTTCATCAACATGGTCGACGAATTCTACGACCGCAACGTGAAGCTGATCATCTCGGCTGAAGTCGAGCTCAAGGACCTCTACACCGGCGGTCGCCTGAACTTCGAATTCCAGCGGACCCTCAGCCGCCTGCTGGAGATGCAATCCCACGAATTCCTGTCGCGGGCGCATAAACCGTAG
- a CDS encoding Lrp/AsnC family transcriptional regulator: protein MHKLDRYDLKILQILAEDGRITKSSLAEAINLSVTPAWERVRKLEAAGLIIGYRAQIDWGAVFKRQQVLVEITLARHTAQDMRRFEQRLLAAPEVVFCYATGGGVDYLAMIQAPDVDSYQRFVDQLLLEDLGIERYFTYIVTKTIKTVGALPAELTPSS, encoded by the coding sequence ATGCACAAGCTCGATCGCTACGACCTGAAGATCCTGCAAATCCTCGCCGAGGATGGGCGGATCACCAAGTCGAGCCTCGCCGAGGCGATCAACCTGTCGGTGACTCCGGCCTGGGAACGGGTGCGCAAACTGGAGGCGGCGGGGCTGATCATCGGCTACCGGGCGCAGATCGACTGGGGCGCGGTGTTCAAGCGCCAGCAGGTGCTGGTGGAAATCACCCTGGCCCGGCACACCGCCCAGGACATGCGCCGTTTCGAGCAACGCCTGCTCGCCGCGCCCGAAGTGGTGTTCTGCTACGCCACCGGCGGCGGTGTGGATTACCTGGCGATGATCCAGGCGCCAGACGTCGATTCGTATCAGCGCTTCGTTGATCAACTGTTGCTTGAAGACCTCGGCATCGAACGCTACTTCACCTACATCGTCACCAAGACCATCAAGACCGTTGGCGCCTTGCCGGCGGAGCTCACGCCGTCATCCTGA
- a CDS encoding aspartate aminotransferase family protein yields the protein MSQELNTLFEQDRAHFMHPSTHAHDHASGALKGRIIKSASGIRIRDHEGREFIDAFAGLYCVNIGYGRTEVADAIYKQAKELAYYHTYVGHSSEAIIELSSRIMDWAPEGMKKVYYGLSGSDANETQIKLVRYYNNVLGRPRKKKIISRDRGYHGSGIMTGSLTGLPAFHQHFDLPAEGVKHTVCPHWYRKAPVGMDEAAFVRYCADELEKMILAEGPDTVAAFIGEPVMGTGGIIVPPAGYWAAIQAVLNKYDVLLIADEVVCAFGRLGSKMGCQRYGMQPDLITTAKGLTSAYAPLSAVIIGEKVWSVIEKASQVEGAMGHGWTYSGHPICAAAALANLDILERENLMANAEDVGGYLNRRLRETLEGHPLVGEVRGDGMLAAVEFMADREQRTAFDPTLKVGPKVSAACLERGMIARAMPHGDILGFAPPLILTREDADLIVDITKGAVDQVAEEVLA from the coding sequence ATGAGCCAAGAACTCAACACGCTGTTCGAACAAGACCGCGCGCATTTCATGCACCCGTCGACCCATGCCCATGACCACGCCAGCGGCGCGCTCAAGGGACGGATCATCAAGAGCGCGTCGGGCATCCGCATTCGCGATCACGAAGGGCGTGAGTTCATCGACGCCTTTGCTGGCCTGTACTGCGTGAACATCGGCTACGGGCGTACCGAGGTGGCTGACGCCATCTACAAGCAGGCCAAGGAACTGGCCTACTACCACACCTACGTCGGCCATTCGAGCGAGGCGATCATCGAGCTGTCCAGCCGCATCATGGACTGGGCGCCGGAAGGGATGAAGAAGGTTTATTACGGGTTGTCCGGCTCCGACGCCAACGAAACCCAGATCAAACTGGTGCGTTACTACAACAACGTGCTGGGCCGGCCCCGGAAGAAGAAAATCATTTCACGGGACCGTGGCTACCACGGCTCGGGCATCATGACCGGCAGCCTGACCGGGCTCCCGGCGTTTCACCAGCACTTCGACCTGCCGGCGGAGGGGGTCAAGCACACCGTCTGCCCACACTGGTATCGCAAGGCCCCGGTGGGCATGGACGAAGCGGCCTTCGTGCGCTATTGCGCCGATGAGCTGGAGAAAATGATTCTCGCCGAGGGCCCGGACACGGTGGCGGCGTTCATCGGCGAACCGGTGATGGGCACCGGTGGCATCATCGTTCCGCCCGCCGGTTATTGGGCTGCGATCCAGGCCGTGCTGAACAAATACGACGTGCTGTTGATCGCCGATGAGGTGGTCTGCGCGTTTGGTCGCCTGGGTTCGAAGATGGGCTGCCAGCGCTATGGCATGCAGCCGGACCTGATCACCACTGCCAAGGGACTGACGAGCGCCTACGCGCCGTTGTCGGCGGTGATCATCGGTGAAAAGGTCTGGAGCGTGATCGAAAAAGCCTCCCAGGTCGAAGGTGCGATGGGCCATGGCTGGACTTACTCCGGACACCCGATCTGCGCGGCGGCGGCCCTGGCCAACCTGGATATCCTCGAAAGGGAAAACCTCATGGCCAACGCCGAAGACGTCGGTGGTTACCTCAACCGTCGTTTGCGCGAAACCCTCGAAGGCCATCCGCTGGTGGGCGAAGTGCGCGGTGACGGCATGCTGGCGGCGGTGGAGTTCATGGCCGATCGTGAACAGCGTACGGCGTTCGACCCGACACTCAAGGTCGGCCCCAAGGTCTCGGCCGCCTGCCTGGAACGCGGCATGATCGCCCGCGCCATGCCCCACGGCGACATCCTGGGCTTCGCTCCGCCGCTGATCCTGACCCGCGAAGACGCCGACCTGATCGTCGACATCACCAAAGGGGCTGTCGACCAGGTGGCGGAAGAGGTGTTGGCTTGA
- a CDS encoding tryptophan--tRNA ligase, whose product MTTRTRILTGITTTGTPHLGNYAGAIRPAILASRESNADSFYFLADYHALIKCDEPLRIQRSRLEIAATWLAGGLDVDRVTFYRQSDIPEIPELTWLLTCVAAKGLLNRAHAYKASVDKNVETGEDPDAGVTMGLYSYPILMAADILMFNAHKVPVGRDQIQHVEMARDIGQRFNHLFGKGREFFTMPEALIEESVATLPGLDGRKMSKSYDNTIPLFSSAKDMKDAISRIVTDSRAPGEAKDPDNSHLFTLFQAFASAEQCAAFRSELLQGLGWGEAKNRLFQLLDDQLGEARERYHQLIERPADLEDILQLGAKKARAVATPFLDELREAVGLRSFVSQVQVATQTKKKAAKAARFVSFRDDDGSFRFRLLSADGEQLLLSNNFADGKTAGQVTKQLQSGQPLDVRSDELSFSVWLDGECVAHSPAFADSTARDAAIDALRVALTPAQD is encoded by the coding sequence ATGACGACTCGTACCCGTATCCTGACCGGCATCACCACCACCGGCACCCCGCACCTGGGCAACTACGCCGGCGCCATCCGTCCGGCGATCCTCGCCAGCCGCGAAAGCAATGCCGATTCGTTCTATTTCCTGGCCGATTACCACGCCCTGATCAAATGTGATGAGCCGCTGCGCATCCAGCGCTCGCGCCTGGAAATCGCCGCGACCTGGCTGGCCGGTGGCCTGGATGTTGACCGCGTGACGTTCTATCGGCAGTCCGATATCCCTGAAATCCCGGAACTGACCTGGCTGCTGACCTGCGTCGCCGCCAAGGGCCTGCTCAACCGTGCCCACGCCTACAAGGCGTCGGTGGACAAGAACGTCGAGACCGGCGAAGACCCGGACGCCGGCGTCACCATGGGCCTCTACAGTTACCCGATCCTCATGGCGGCCGACATCCTGATGTTCAACGCCCACAAGGTGCCGGTCGGTCGCGACCAGATCCAGCACGTGGAAATGGCGCGGGACATCGGTCAGCGCTTCAACCACCTGTTCGGCAAGGGCAGGGAGTTCTTCACCATGCCCGAGGCGCTGATCGAGGAAAGCGTCGCCACGTTGCCGGGCCTCGATGGCCGCAAGATGTCCAAGAGCTACGACAACACCATTCCGTTGTTCAGCAGCGCCAAGGACATGAAGGACGCGATCTCGCGGATCGTCACCGACTCGCGCGCGCCGGGCGAAGCCAAGGACCCGGACAACTCACACCTGTTCACGCTGTTCCAGGCCTTCGCCAGTGCCGAGCAGTGCGCCGCGTTCCGTAGCGAACTGCTGCAAGGCCTGGGTTGGGGCGAGGCGAAAAATCGTCTGTTCCAACTGCTCGACGACCAGTTGGGTGAAGCGCGCGAGCGGTACCACCAGTTGATCGAACGCCCGGCGGACCTTGAAGACATCCTGCAACTGGGCGCGAAAAAAGCCCGGGCCGTAGCAACGCCGTTCCTCGATGAACTGCGCGAGGCAGTTGGCCTGCGGTCTTTCGTCAGCCAGGTGCAAGTGGCAACGCAGACCAAAAAGAAAGCGGCCAAGGCTGCGCGCTTCGTCAGCTTCCGCGACGATGACGGCAGTTTCCGCTTCCGCCTGCTTTCTGCCGATGGCGAGCAGTTGTTGCTTTCGAACAACTTCGCCGACGGCAAGACCGCTGGCCAGGTGACCAAGCAATTGCAATCTGGCCAGCCCTTGGACGTGCGCAGCGATGAACTGAGTTTCAGCGTCTGGCTCGACGGCGAATGCGTGGCCCACAGCCCGGCCTTTGCCGACAGTACCGCCCGAGACGCGGCCATCGATGCGTTGCGCGTGGCACTGACGCCTGCCCAGGATTGA
- a CDS encoding GlxA family transcriptional regulator, which produces MASLRYGKQLGHGLTPAFETRLVSPDGKPVNSFSDVLMPVDGGLENTDVIILPAFWDDFATLCQRYPQVLPWLREQHARGAVLCGEATGVFWLAEAGLLDGKEATTYWRFFNAFKERFPQVHLNQDKHLTDADNLFCAGGTTSACDLYIYLIERFCGANVAQAVARDILYEVQRNYSPGRIGFGGQKLHQDVIILQIQQWLEEHFADKFRFEDVAREHGMSIRNFMRRFQTATGDKPLHYLQRLRIETAKGLLSGSRKSIKTISYEVGYDDASFFARLFRQHTDLSPNQYRQQFQQAA; this is translated from the coding sequence CTGGCCAGCCTGCGCTACGGCAAACAGCTTGGCCACGGCCTGACCCCAGCGTTCGAAACCCGGCTGGTCAGCCCTGACGGCAAGCCAGTCAACAGCTTCAGCGATGTGCTCATGCCGGTGGACGGTGGCCTCGAAAATACCGATGTGATCATCCTGCCGGCGTTCTGGGATGACTTCGCCACGCTCTGCCAACGTTATCCCCAGGTCCTGCCCTGGCTGCGCGAACAACACGCTCGCGGCGCGGTGCTCTGCGGCGAAGCCACCGGAGTATTCTGGCTGGCCGAGGCCGGGCTGCTCGATGGCAAGGAAGCCACCACCTACTGGCGCTTCTTCAATGCCTTCAAGGAGCGTTTCCCTCAGGTGCACCTGAACCAGGACAAGCACCTGACCGACGCTGACAACCTGTTCTGCGCCGGCGGCACCACCTCGGCCTGCGACCTTTACATCTACTTGATCGAACGCTTCTGCGGCGCCAACGTCGCCCAGGCCGTGGCGCGGGACATCCTGTATGAAGTGCAACGCAACTATTCGCCGGGACGCATCGGCTTTGGCGGGCAGAAACTGCATCAGGACGTGATCATCCTGCAGATCCAGCAATGGCTGGAGGAGCATTTCGCCGACAAGTTCCGCTTCGAGGACGTCGCCCGCGAGCACGGCATGAGCATCCGCAATTTCATGCGCCGCTTCCAGACCGCCACCGGCGACAAGCCCTTGCACTACCTGCAACGCCTGCGGATAGAAACCGCCAAGGGCCTGCTGTCCGGCAGCCGCAAGAGCATCAAGACGATCAGTTACGAAGTCGGCTACGACGACGCGAGCTTTTTCGCACGACTGTTCCGGCAACACACCGACCTGTCTCCGAACCAGTACCGGCAGCAATTCCAGCAGGCGGCGTGA
- a CDS encoding asparaginase yields the protein MDLPNLSIASLGGTVSMQARVFGEGVVPAVSGATLLASVPELRTLARVTVETLRLLPSASLSFEHLLSALRWANAQIEQGAVAVVLTQGTDTLEESAAFFDLLWDHDEPLVLTGAMRSAAQTGADGPGNLLDACQVGLAENSWRRGVQVVMNGQVHSAQAVRKTDSMALQAFSSPAVGPAGLLLEGEVHYFHPPRERHILPLPQRSTHKVALLQASLSADSLLLENVLALGYDGLVIAGFGAGHVSETWAEKIDAIARKIPVIVATRCDSGSTARSTYGFKGGEMDLVKRGASMAGFVCPRKSRILLWLLIGCQRQDDLARYLRLLQY from the coding sequence ATGGACTTGCCCAACCTGAGCATCGCTTCACTCGGCGGCACCGTGAGCATGCAGGCCCGGGTCTTCGGAGAAGGAGTGGTCCCGGCCGTCAGCGGCGCAACCCTGCTGGCTTCGGTACCGGAGTTGAGAACCCTGGCCCGCGTCACCGTCGAAACACTTCGGCTGTTGCCCAGCGCCTCATTGAGCTTCGAGCATTTATTGAGCGCGCTGCGCTGGGCGAACGCTCAGATCGAGCAAGGTGCGGTGGCGGTTGTCCTCACTCAGGGCACCGACACGCTGGAGGAATCCGCCGCATTTTTCGATCTCCTGTGGGACCACGACGAACCCCTGGTGCTTACTGGAGCGATGCGTTCCGCAGCCCAGACAGGCGCCGACGGACCGGGCAATCTGCTGGATGCCTGCCAGGTCGGCTTGGCCGAGAACAGCTGGCGACGTGGCGTTCAGGTGGTCATGAACGGGCAGGTTCATTCGGCGCAGGCGGTTCGCAAAACCGATTCGATGGCACTGCAGGCTTTTTCTTCGCCCGCCGTAGGCCCGGCAGGCTTGTTACTGGAGGGTGAGGTTCACTATTTCCACCCTCCACGCGAACGTCACATCTTGCCGTTGCCACAGCGCTCGACGCACAAGGTTGCGCTGTTACAAGCGTCGCTGTCTGCCGACAGCCTGCTGCTGGAGAACGTTCTCGCGCTGGGTTACGACGGGCTGGTGATCGCCGGTTTCGGTGCTGGACACGTTTCTGAAACCTGGGCTGAAAAAATTGACGCCATTGCCAGAAAAATCCCGGTGATTGTTGCGACCCGCTGCGACTCCGGCTCAACGGCTCGCTCGACTTACGGCTTCAAGGGCGGCGAGATGGATCTGGTTAAAAGAGGCGCTTCGATGGCCGGTTTTGTCTGCCCACGCAAATCGAGGATCCTCTTGTGGCTGCTGATCGGTTGCCAGCGACAAGATGACTTGGCTCGCTATCTGAGGCTTCTGCAGTATTGA